One part of the Granulicella arctica genome encodes these proteins:
- a CDS encoding type II toxin-antitoxin system RelE/ParE family toxin, with translation MIRSFRHKGIERFFSTGSKAGIQPKHAAKLSDQLTVLNIARKSEEMNLPGWQWHELKAGMAGHWSVSVNGNWRLTFTFEGEDAVLVDYQDYH, from the coding sequence ATGATTCGGAGCTTTCGGCATAAGGGTATTGAGAGATTTTTTTCTACGGGCTCGAAGGCCGGCATTCAGCCGAAACATGCCGCAAAGTTGAGCGATCAGTTAACGGTTTTGAATATCGCCAGAAAATCGGAAGAGATGAATCTGCCGGGCTGGCAATGGCATGAGCTGAAGGCAGGTATGGCGGGACACTGGTCCGTCAGCGTGAACGGGAACTGGCGGCTTACCTTTACGTTTGAAGGCGAGGACGCGGTTCTCGTCGATTACCAGGACTATCACTGA
- the hisS gene encoding histidine--tRNA ligase, with protein MSGTLKAVRGTRDLLPPETELWNRVEAVARGVFARYGFGEIRTPLFEATELFARGVGEETDIVSKEMYTWEDRARAASEKAQSLTLRPENTAGVVRAYIEHKLGDTGQLQKLFYIGPQFRRERPQRGRYRQFWQIGAEVLGPVSSGAESAVRDAEVLEMLGSLLDELGVRGWRLEVNSVGSSTDRPRYVAALREALAPVKHLMCEDNQRRAETNPLRVLDSKDPNDQELINGLPKIADFLDAESTAHFQQVLAALDACGVAYHVNPRLVRGLDYYTRTTFEFTVPDGSGLGTQNALLGGGRYDGLSEMLGGPKAPGIGFAIGEDRLILTLQAQAAAVETTKLDAYLAPMGVEQNAAALALARELRRAGLSVEVGDGSFRLKKSFDAADKVARRIVILGEDEVSSGILTVKTFATGEQAKVERAELAQVLRR; from the coding sequence CCCGGGGTGTGTTTGCGCGGTATGGGTTTGGCGAGATTCGGACGCCGCTGTTTGAGGCGACGGAGCTGTTTGCCCGGGGTGTGGGCGAGGAGACGGATATCGTCTCGAAGGAGATGTACACGTGGGAGGACCGGGCGCGTGCGGCCTCTGAGAAGGCGCAGAGTTTGACGCTGCGGCCGGAGAATACGGCTGGCGTGGTTCGGGCGTATATCGAGCACAAGTTGGGCGATACGGGGCAGTTGCAGAAGCTGTTCTACATAGGCCCACAATTCCGTAGAGAACGCCCGCAGCGGGGGCGGTATCGGCAGTTCTGGCAGATTGGGGCGGAGGTTCTGGGGCCAGTGTCGTCGGGCGCGGAGAGCGCGGTGCGCGATGCCGAGGTGCTGGAGATGCTGGGCTCTCTGCTGGATGAGCTGGGCGTGAGGGGCTGGCGGCTGGAGGTGAACTCGGTTGGGTCATCGACGGACAGGCCGCGGTATGTGGCGGCGCTGCGTGAGGCGCTGGCTCCGGTGAAGCATTTGATGTGCGAGGACAATCAGCGGCGGGCGGAGACGAATCCGCTGCGGGTGCTGGACTCGAAGGACCCGAACGATCAGGAGCTGATCAATGGGCTGCCGAAGATCGCGGACTTTCTGGACGCGGAGTCGACGGCGCATTTTCAGCAGGTTTTAGCTGCGCTGGATGCGTGCGGCGTGGCTTATCACGTGAATCCTCGGCTGGTGCGTGGGTTGGACTACTACACGCGGACGACTTTCGAGTTTACGGTTCCGGACGGCAGTGGTTTGGGGACGCAGAATGCTCTGCTGGGCGGTGGTCGGTATGACGGGCTGAGCGAGATGCTGGGCGGCCCGAAGGCTCCGGGGATCGGGTTTGCGATTGGCGAGGACCGGCTGATTTTGACGTTGCAGGCGCAGGCGGCTGCTGTCGAGACGACGAAGCTGGATGCGTATCTTGCGCCGATGGGTGTGGAGCAGAATGCTGCGGCGCTGGCGTTGGCGCGGGAGCTGCGGCGAGCGGGGCTGTCGGTTGAGGTGGGCGATGGGAGCTTCCGGCTGAAGAAGAGCTTCGACGCGGCAGACAAGGTGGCGCGGCGGATTGTGATTCTGGGTGAGGATGAGGTGAGCTCGGGGATTTTGACGGTCAAGACGTTTGCGACGGGCGAGCAGGCTAAGGTGGAACGGGCGGAGTTGGCGCAGGTGCTGCGAAGATAG
- a CDS encoding HigA family addiction module antitoxin, whose product MRMHNPAHPGSILAYYMADHSVTEVAKRIGVTRPALSRVLHGKAGVSADMALRLSEAFGTEPDLWLRLQMQRDLWEASRKKRPRVKPFPSSVAA is encoded by the coding sequence ATGCGTATGCATAACCCGGCACATCCTGGCAGCATTCTTGCCTACTACATGGCGGATCATTCGGTGACTGAGGTTGCAAAGCGCATTGGGGTGACACGCCCGGCGCTTTCGCGTGTGTTGCATGGAAAGGCAGGGGTCTCGGCGGATATGGCACTGCGCTTGAGCGAGGCCTTCGGGACGGAGCCGGATCTTTGGCTTCGGCTCCAGATGCAGCGCGATCTTTGGGAGGCTTCCCGAAAGAAAAGGCCCAGGGTAAAGCCATTTCCATCGAGTGTGGCGGCCTAG
- a CDS encoding BrnT family toxin: MDLAFLYQGQRFVWDIDKASANLAKHGVAFEKACEVFFDPFLRLQDASVGGEQRDAVTGLADDWTLLFVVHVVREEAGIRIISARPATARERKTYEDSE, encoded by the coding sequence ATGGACCTTGCGTTTCTCTATCAAGGGCAACGCTTCGTCTGGGATATCGATAAAGCATCTGCCAACCTCGCGAAGCACGGTGTTGCGTTTGAGAAGGCTTGTGAGGTGTTCTTCGATCCGTTTCTTCGGCTCCAAGACGCAAGTGTGGGCGGGGAGCAGCGTGATGCTGTGACAGGTCTTGCGGACGACTGGACCTTGCTCTTTGTGGTGCACGTAGTGCGCGAAGAGGCTGGAATACGCATCATCTCCGCACGGCCTGCTACAGCGCGGGAAAGGAAAACCTATGAAGACAGTGAGTGA